A part of Antechinus flavipes isolate AdamAnt ecotype Samford, QLD, Australia chromosome 6, AdamAnt_v2, whole genome shotgun sequence genomic DNA contains:
- the NDNF gene encoding protein NDNF — protein sequence MVFLHWSVLWMLLPLSSWTQKLPTRDEELFQMQIQDKAQFHDSSMLPDGAEISSYLFRDTSKRYFFVVEEDNTPLSIIVTPCDAPLEWKLTLQELPEEASGESSGEPEPLEQQRQQIINEDGTELFSYKGNDVESFMSSSSPSGLYQLELLSTEKDTHFKVYATTTPESDQPYPELPYDPRVDVTSLGHTTVTLVWKPSPTASLLKQPIQYCVVINKEHNFKSLCAVEAKMTADDAFMMAPKPGLDFSPFDFAHFGFPSENSPGRERSFSGKPVPKLGRHIYSKAKVDIQKICIGNKNIYTVSDLKPDTQYYFDVFVVKMPSNTSTAYIGTFARTKEEAKQKTIDLKDGKVTDVFIKRKGTKFLRFAPVSSHQKVTFFVHSCLDIIQIQVRRDGKLLLSQNVEGVHQFQLRGKPKAKYLIRLKGNKKGASMLKILATTRINKQSFPSLPEDTRIKAFDKLRTCSSATVAWLGTQERNKFCIYRKEVDDNYNENQKKREQNQCLGPETRKKSEKVLCKYFHSQNLQKAVTTETIKGLQPGRSYLIDVYVIGHGGHSVKYLSKVVKTRKFC from the exons ATGGTGTTCCTTCACTGGAGTGTGCTCTGGATGCTCTTACCCCTGTCTTCCTGGACCCAGAAGTTACCAACTCGTGATGAAGAGCTATTCCAGATGCAGATCCAGGATAAAGCTCAGTTTCATGATTCATCAATGTTGCCAGATGGAGCTGAAATCAGCAGTTATCTCTTTAGAGACACATCAAAAAG GTATTTCTTTGTGGTTGAAGAAGACAACACCCCTCTTTCTATTATAGTAACACCATGTGATGCACCTTTGGAATGGAAGCTGACCCTGCAAGAGCTGCCTGAGGAAGCCAGTGGAGAAAGTTCAG GTGAACCAGAGCCACTTGAGCAGCAGAGGCAGCAGATAATTAATGAGGATGGCACTGAGTTATTCTCCTATAAAGGAAATGATGTGGAATCATTTATGTCTTCAAGTTCACCATCTGGCTTATACCAATTAGAACTTCTCTCTACTGAGAAGGATACCCACTTTAAAGTCTATGCCACCACTACACCAGAGTCTGACCAGCCCTATCCTGAATTGCCCTATGATCCACGAGTGGATGTTACCTCTCTAGGACACACCACAGTGACTTTGGTATGGAAACCCAGCCCCACAGCCTCACTGCTCAAACAGCCCATTCAGTATTGTGTGGTCATCAACAAAGAGCACAACTTCAAGAGTCTCTGTGCTGTTGAAGCCAAGATGACTGCTGATGATGCCTTTATGATGGCCCCCAAACCTGGTCTAGATTTCAGCCCATTTGACTTTGctcattttggatttccttcagaAAATAGTCCTGGCAGAGAACGGAGCTTCTCAGGCAAGCCAGTTCCCAAGCTGGGGCGGCATATTTATTCCAAGGCTAAGGTGGACATTCAGAAAATCTGCATTGGCAATAAGAATATTTACACAGTGTCTGATCTAAAGCCTGACACACAATATTATTTTGATGTGTTTGTGGTCAAAATGCCCAGCAATACAAGCACTGCTTATATTGGTACCTTTGccagaacaaaagaggaagccaAGCAGAAGACAATTGACCTCAAAGATGGAAAAGTCACTGATGTTTTTATCAAGAGGAAGGGCACCAAGTTTCTCCGGTTTGCTCCTGTCTCATCCCATCAAAAAGTCACATTCTTTGTTCACTCCTGCCTGGATATTATTCAAATCCAAGTCAGGAGAGATGGGAAACTTCTTTTGTCTCAAAATGTTGAAGGAGTCCATCAATTTCAGCTTAGGGGCAAACCAAAAGCCAAGTATCTCATTAGGCTGAAAGGAAACAAGAAGGGGGCCTCTATGCTGAAGATCCTGGCGACCACACGGATCAATAAGCAgtcatttccctctcttcctgaAGACACAAGAATCAAAGCCTTTGACAAGCTCCGTACATGTTCTTCAGCAACAGTGGCCTGGTTGGGCACTCAGGAAAGAAACAAGTTTTGCATCTATAGAAAGGAAGTAGATGATAATTACaatgaaaaccaaaagaaaagagaacagaaccaATGCCTAGGGccagaaacaagaaagaaatcgGAAAAGGTTCTCTGTAAGTATTTCCACAGCCAAAACTTACAGAAAGCAGTGACCACTGAAACAATTAAAGGCCTCCAACCTGGCCGATCTTACCTTATTGATGTTTATGTTATTGGGCATGGAGGGCACTCAGTGAAATATCTGAGTAAAGTTGTGAAAACAAGAAAATTCTGCTAG